In Asanoa sp. WMMD1127, one genomic interval encodes:
- a CDS encoding cobyric acid synthase, with amino-acid sequence MSGGLLVAGTTSDAGKSVVTAGICRWLSRQGVRVAPFKAQNMSNNSAVVVGPDGRGGEIGRAQAMQAAACGIPADVRFNPVLLKPGSDHSSQVVVLGEAVDRVDAGNFRTLKSRLAATVFETFDELRREYDVVVCEGAGSPAEINLRDTDFVNLGLARHGRLPTVVVGDIDRGGVFAALFGTVALLDKADQDLVAGFVVNKFRGDRGLLQPGIDMLERVTGRPTYGVLPWHLDLWLDAEDSLAYGSVLGRPAAPHGSEWLDVAVVRLPRISNATDAEALATEPGVRVRLTIEPADVAAADLVVLPGSKSTVDDLGWLRETGLASAVSARVAAGRPVLGICGGYQMLARAIHDDVESGRGTVEGLGVLPIDVTFGTRKTVTLASGTASGGIPVRGYEIHHGYVSSGAPAVPMLSYSDGRPEGAWDGAVFGTHWHGAFESDEFRRWFLGTVAGLAGRSGFTVASGTEFASVRERTLDLLGDLVEEHLDTGALWRLVTDGAPAGLPFVPPGAP; translated from the coding sequence ATGAGCGGCGGCCTGCTGGTCGCCGGCACCACCTCCGACGCCGGCAAGAGCGTTGTCACGGCGGGCATCTGCCGATGGCTGAGCCGGCAGGGCGTACGCGTGGCGCCGTTCAAGGCCCAGAACATGTCCAACAACTCGGCGGTGGTGGTCGGGCCGGACGGGCGCGGCGGCGAGATCGGGCGCGCCCAGGCGATGCAGGCCGCCGCGTGTGGGATCCCGGCCGACGTGCGGTTCAACCCGGTGCTGCTGAAGCCCGGCAGCGACCACTCCAGCCAGGTGGTCGTGCTCGGCGAGGCGGTCGACCGGGTCGACGCCGGCAACTTCCGCACGCTCAAGTCCCGCCTCGCCGCGACGGTGTTCGAGACCTTCGACGAACTGCGCCGCGAGTACGACGTCGTGGTCTGCGAAGGCGCCGGCAGCCCCGCGGAGATCAACCTGCGGGACACCGACTTCGTCAACCTCGGCCTCGCCCGGCACGGTCGACTGCCCACAGTGGTCGTCGGCGACATCGACCGCGGCGGGGTGTTCGCGGCCCTGTTCGGCACCGTCGCCCTGCTCGACAAGGCCGACCAGGACCTCGTGGCCGGCTTCGTCGTCAACAAGTTCCGCGGCGACCGTGGGCTCCTCCAGCCCGGCATCGACATGCTGGAACGGGTGACCGGGCGGCCCACGTACGGCGTGCTGCCCTGGCATCTCGATCTGTGGTTGGACGCCGAGGACTCGCTCGCCTACGGCAGCGTGCTCGGGCGGCCGGCCGCGCCGCACGGCAGCGAGTGGCTCGACGTGGCCGTGGTGCGGCTGCCGCGGATCTCCAACGCGACCGACGCCGAGGCGCTGGCCACCGAGCCGGGCGTGCGGGTGCGGCTGACCATCGAGCCGGCCGACGTGGCCGCGGCCGATCTGGTCGTGCTGCCCGGCAGCAAGTCCACTGTGGATGACCTGGGCTGGTTGCGGGAAACGGGGTTGGCGTCCGCGGTGTCGGCGCGGGTGGCGGCGGGGCGGCCGGTGCTGGGGATCTGCGGCGGCTACCAGATGCTCGCGCGGGCCATCCACGACGACGTCGAGAGCGGGCGCGGCACGGTCGAGGGGCTCGGCGTGCTGCCGATCGACGTCACGTTCGGGACGCGCAAGACGGTGACGCTCGCGTCCGGGACGGCTTCCGGTGGGATCCCGGTCCGGGGCTACGAGATCCATCACGGGTACGTGTCGTCGGGCGCGCCGGCCGTACCGATGCTGTCCTATTCGGATGGTCGGCCGGAGGGCGCCTGGGACGGGGCCGTGTTCGGGACCCACTGGCACGGTGCGTTCGAGTCCGACGAGTTCCGGCGGTGGTTCCTCGGCACGGTGGCGGGGCTGGCCGGGCGGTCGGGGTTCACGGTGGCTTCCGGGACCGAGTTCGCGAGCGTTCGTGAGCGCACGCTCGATCTGCTCGGCGACCTGGTGGAGGAGCACCTCGACACCGGCGCGCTGTGGCGGCTGGTCACCGACGGCGCGCCGGCCGGGCTGCCGTTCGTGCCGCCCGGCGCGCCGTGA
- a CDS encoding cobalamin biosynthesis protein: MDRVAGERAADAAGILAGYGLDAWLGDPRRFHPVAGFGTLAQRLERGLYRDDRRAGAAYTLVAVGAPAALGVAAALATRGRPAARFLVTAAATWTVLGGRTLRAEGRLMARHLRRGDVPAARRRLNHLCGRDPARLDEAELARATVESVAENTSDAVVAPLWWGAVAGVPGLLAYRAANTLDAMVGHRSPRYARFGTPAARLDDLLNLAPARLTALLTVAAAPRVRGRRAEALRVWRRDRNDHPSPNAGQCESAMAGALGVRLGGRNVYFGRSETRPYLGDGPRPDFRHVGRAARLSGTVGLAAAALAAVAAYARPRR; this comes from the coding sequence ATGGACCGGGTGGCCGGCGAACGGGCGGCCGACGCGGCGGGGATCCTCGCCGGTTACGGGCTCGACGCGTGGCTCGGTGATCCGCGGCGGTTCCATCCCGTCGCCGGGTTCGGCACACTCGCGCAGCGCCTCGAACGCGGTCTCTACCGCGACGACCGGCGCGCCGGGGCGGCGTACACCCTGGTGGCCGTCGGCGCTCCCGCGGCGCTCGGCGTGGCCGCGGCGCTGGCCACCCGCGGCCGGCCCGCCGCCCGCTTCCTGGTCACCGCCGCCGCGACCTGGACCGTGCTCGGCGGTCGGACACTGCGCGCCGAAGGCCGGCTGATGGCTCGCCACCTGCGGCGCGGCGATGTGCCGGCGGCCCGGCGGCGGCTCAATCACCTGTGCGGCCGCGACCCGGCGCGGCTCGACGAGGCCGAGCTCGCCCGCGCCACCGTCGAGTCCGTCGCCGAGAACACCTCCGACGCCGTCGTCGCGCCGCTCTGGTGGGGCGCGGTCGCCGGTGTGCCGGGGCTGCTGGCCTACCGTGCCGCCAACACGCTGGACGCGATGGTGGGCCACCGGTCCCCGCGGTACGCCCGGTTCGGCACCCCCGCCGCCCGCCTCGACGACCTGCTCAACCTCGCGCCGGCCCGGCTGACCGCGCTGCTCACCGTGGCCGCCGCGCCCCGGGTGCGGGGGCGGCGGGCCGAGGCGTTGCGGGTGTGGCGCCGTGACCGCAACGACCATCCGAGCCCCAACGCCGGCCAGTGCGAGTCGGCGATGGCGGGCGCGCTCGGGGTGCGGCTCGGCGGGCGCAATGTCTACTTCGGACGCAGCGAGACGCGCCCGTACCTCGGCGACGGTCCGCGCCCCGACTTCCGGCACGTCGGCCGGGCCGCCCGGCTGTCCGGCACCGTGGGTCTCGCGGCGGCGGCGCTCGCGGCGGTCGCGGCCTACGCCCGGCCCCGCCGATGA
- the solA gene encoding N-methyl-L-tryptophan oxidase, with translation MELTGSRPEVVVVGLGTMGAAAAYHLASRGVRVLGLDRFRPPHTRGEHAGGSRIIRQAYAEGRAYVPLVQRAYELWQQLSEVAGVELMTPTGGLMLGRADSAQVAGALASAQAHGLEHEMLDARTIRARFPAFAPDDDEIGLYERAAGVVRPEAAISAHLRLAEGWGADLRYGGAVTGWDADADGVTVHVDGATVSADRLIVCPGPWAADLLQMRGNPVTLQSRLQHYWLPSEPFAIGRCPVWIWEPADDAVAYGIPAFSPPADLHDLGPGVGAVVKAAFHSGDRPADAELGAPSATPDDLADVVAWLARRLPALADSEYLEAKACLYTMTPDEDFILGPHPEAANVAVAAGFSGHGFKFAPVVGEILADLAQTGHTLHTIDQFAPGRFTAKATGP, from the coding sequence ATGGAACTGACCGGCAGCCGGCCCGAGGTCGTCGTGGTGGGGCTCGGCACGATGGGCGCGGCCGCCGCCTACCACCTGGCCAGTCGCGGTGTCCGGGTGCTGGGCCTCGACCGGTTCCGGCCGCCGCACACCCGCGGCGAGCACGCGGGCGGTTCACGGATCATCCGCCAGGCGTACGCGGAAGGCCGTGCCTATGTGCCCCTCGTGCAACGCGCCTACGAGCTGTGGCAGCAGCTCAGCGAGGTCGCCGGCGTCGAGCTGATGACCCCGACCGGCGGCCTCATGCTCGGCCGGGCCGACTCCGCGCAGGTGGCCGGCGCGCTCGCGTCGGCGCAGGCGCACGGCCTCGAGCACGAAATGCTCGACGCCAGGACGATCCGGGCGCGGTTCCCCGCGTTCGCGCCCGACGACGACGAGATCGGCCTCTACGAGCGGGCCGCCGGCGTCGTCCGGCCCGAGGCCGCGATCAGCGCTCACCTGCGGCTGGCCGAGGGCTGGGGCGCCGACCTGCGCTACGGCGGCGCCGTCACCGGCTGGGACGCCGACGCCGATGGGGTGACCGTGCACGTCGACGGCGCCACGGTCAGCGCCGACCGGCTCATCGTCTGCCCGGGGCCGTGGGCCGCCGACCTGCTGCAGATGCGCGGCAACCCGGTGACGCTGCAGAGCCGGCTCCAGCACTACTGGCTGCCGTCGGAGCCGTTCGCGATCGGCCGCTGCCCGGTCTGGATCTGGGAACCGGCCGACGACGCGGTGGCGTACGGCATCCCCGCCTTCTCCCCGCCCGCCGACCTGCACGACCTTGGCCCGGGCGTCGGCGCCGTGGTAAAGGCCGCCTTCCACTCCGGCGATCGCCCGGCCGACGCCGAGCTCGGCGCGCCGTCGGCGACCCCCGACGACCTGGCCGACGTGGTCGCCTGGCTGGCGCGGCGGCTGCCGGCGCTGGCCGACTCCGAATACCTGGAGGCGAAGGCCTGCCTCTACACGATGACGCCCGACGAGGATTTCATCCTCGGTCCGCACCCGGAGGCGGCCAACGTCGCGGTCGCGGCCGGTTTCTCCGGGCACGGGTTCAAGTTCGCGCCGGTCGTGGGCGAGATCCTGGCCGACCTCGCGCAGACCGGCCACACGCTGCACACGATCGACCAGTTCGCGCCGGGCCGCTTCACCGCGAAGGCCACCGGCCCCTAG
- a CDS encoding FAD-dependent monooxygenase, whose translation MDHDVIVVGTRAGGAATAMLLARAGLRVLAVDRARFPSDTLSTHQVQVPGIARLSRWGLLDPIAAVTPAVPVVRLDAGPGAALEGRYPAVDGVGALYGPRRTVLDAALVDAARAAGAEVREGFAVEELTRDTEGRVTGIRGRRRGEGRGRGPSAGTALVAETARLVVGADGKRSTIADAVGATAYHVRQPATFACYTYWSGVDLPIGEIHVRPGLTVPAFPTNDGLTMIAIFAPLADFERFRADPAAGYLAALDRCGDLGDRVRDGVRAEPYRMAPDVPNGFRAAHGPGWALVGDSGVVMDPVAGQGISNAFRDADLLAAAIVEGLDHGGLDDALAGYQRRRDAAALPVYGMTRSFATLRVSLAQRLLIAAIADDPAESSRFLGVLAGAARYDDYLRPANVLGRLAGGVTRRLRRPVGKCVDQPAVLG comes from the coding sequence ATGGACCATGACGTGATCGTCGTCGGCACCCGCGCCGGGGGCGCGGCGACCGCGATGCTGCTGGCCCGGGCCGGGCTACGGGTGCTCGCCGTCGACCGGGCGCGCTTCCCGAGCGACACCCTGTCGACGCACCAGGTGCAGGTGCCGGGCATCGCGCGGCTGTCGCGGTGGGGGCTGCTCGACCCCATCGCGGCCGTCACGCCGGCGGTGCCGGTGGTGCGGCTCGACGCCGGGCCGGGGGCCGCGCTGGAAGGGCGCTATCCAGCGGTCGACGGTGTGGGGGCGCTCTATGGGCCGCGGCGCACGGTGCTCGACGCCGCCCTGGTCGACGCCGCGCGAGCGGCGGGCGCCGAGGTGCGCGAAGGTTTCGCGGTCGAAGAGCTGACCCGCGACACCGAAGGCCGGGTAACCGGCATCCGCGGCAGACGACGCGGGGAGGGGAGGGGGAGGGGCCCCTCTGCTGGCACCGCCCTCGTCGCCGAGACCGCTCGGCTGGTGGTCGGGGCCGACGGCAAGCGCTCGACGATCGCCGACGCGGTCGGCGCCACCGCCTACCACGTCCGCCAGCCGGCGACGTTCGCCTGCTACACGTACTGGTCGGGCGTCGACCTGCCGATCGGCGAGATCCACGTGCGGCCCGGGCTGACGGTTCCGGCCTTCCCGACCAACGACGGCCTGACGATGATCGCGATCTTCGCGCCGCTGGCCGACTTCGAGCGGTTCCGAGCCGATCCGGCGGCCGGCTACCTGGCGGCCCTCGACCGTTGCGGCGACCTGGGCGACCGGGTCCGCGACGGCGTGCGGGCCGAGCCGTACCGGATGGCGCCCGACGTGCCCAACGGCTTCCGAGCCGCCCACGGGCCGGGCTGGGCCCTGGTCGGCGACTCGGGCGTGGTCATGGACCCGGTCGCCGGCCAGGGGATCAGCAACGCGTTCCGCGACGCGGACCTGCTGGCCGCCGCGATCGTGGAGGGCCTCGACCACGGCGGCCTCGACGACGCGCTCGCCGGCTACCAGCGCCGACGGGACGCGGCCGCCCTGCCGGTCTACGGGATGACCCGCTCCTTCGCGACGCTGCGGGTGTCGCTGGCGCAGCGGCTGCTGATCGCCGCGATCGCCGACGACCCGGCCGAGTCGTCGCGGTTCCTCGGCGTCCTGGCCGGCGCCGCCCGCTACGACGACTACCTGCGCCCGGCCAACGTCCTCGGCCGGCTCGCCGGCGGTGTCACGCGCCGCCTGCGGCGGCCGGTGGGCAAATGCGTGGACCAACCGGCGGTCTTGGGCTGA
- a CDS encoding TetR/AcrR family transcriptional regulator: protein MRKPRLGPDDWTAAALTAIGEQGLAGVAVEPLAARLGTTKGSFYWHFPNREALLEAALRSWDETYTDAILRTVDAEPDPVARLQALFVAVTASERAPVEVHLHAAADHPAVAPAMRRAVARRTAYIAAQLTALGFDQAEADRRALFVYATYVGHIQLVVRIPDAIPQGPARDAYLATILAAVLGRPTAAQTGTGASSASADAPSNNSALSP, encoded by the coding sequence GTGCGTAAACCCCGTCTCGGACCTGACGACTGGACCGCCGCGGCATTGACCGCGATCGGCGAGCAGGGCCTGGCCGGCGTGGCTGTCGAACCGCTCGCCGCCCGGCTCGGCACCACCAAGGGCAGCTTCTACTGGCACTTCCCCAACCGGGAGGCGCTGCTCGAAGCCGCCCTGCGCAGCTGGGACGAGACCTACACCGACGCGATCCTGCGCACCGTCGACGCCGAGCCGGACCCCGTCGCGCGGCTGCAGGCGCTGTTCGTCGCCGTCACCGCCTCCGAGCGGGCGCCGGTCGAGGTGCACCTGCACGCCGCGGCCGACCACCCGGCGGTGGCGCCGGCGATGCGCCGGGCCGTGGCCCGGCGGACCGCCTACATCGCCGCGCAGCTGACCGCGCTCGGCTTCGACCAGGCCGAGGCCGACCGGCGGGCGCTGTTCGTCTACGCCACCTACGTCGGCCACATCCAGCTCGTGGTGCGGATCCCGGACGCGATTCCACAGGGTCCGGCCCGCGACGCCTACCTGGCCACGATCCTGGCCGCCGTCCTCGGGCGGCCCACGGCCGCTCAGACCGGCACCGGCGCCTCCTCCGCGTCGGCAGACGCGCCCTCGAACAACTCCGCGCTGTCGCCGTAG
- a CDS encoding alpha/beta hydrolase, translating to MEIDVLGKPYERRVIDLGHDDEGPLVATLVSRRAERPTGRAVLYLHGFVDYFFQTHLADFYVDRGWDFHAIDLRRYGRSLLPHQTPNFTTDLSEYFTELDIAAELIGAETLLVNGHSTGGLVASLWAHARRDRKMIHGLFLNSPFFEFNMPWLMRRPVLAGVARLGRRRPRRVVPRGLESLYGQSLHINYRGEWDYNLAWKPIEAFPIYAGWIGAIRSAHRQLWSGLDIPAPVLVACSTRTFRGAKWNESINVADAVLDVEHIVRYAPRLGQHVTLVRVDGGIHDLTLSGPQPRERLFSEVGRWIDAYVTPKDGGPAVAEVLDEAADSRNSPVLAADEAAASGAQPGPVPS from the coding sequence GTGGAGATAGACGTACTCGGCAAGCCGTACGAACGCCGGGTCATCGACCTCGGGCACGACGACGAGGGACCGCTGGTCGCGACCCTGGTCAGCCGCCGCGCCGAGCGCCCGACGGGCCGCGCCGTCCTCTATTTGCACGGCTTCGTCGACTACTTCTTCCAAACCCATCTCGCCGACTTCTACGTCGACCGCGGCTGGGACTTCCACGCCATCGACCTGCGCCGCTACGGCCGGAGCCTGCTGCCCCACCAGACGCCGAACTTCACCACGGACCTCAGCGAGTACTTCACCGAGCTCGACATCGCCGCCGAGCTGATCGGCGCCGAGACCCTGCTCGTCAACGGCCACTCGACCGGCGGACTGGTCGCGTCGCTCTGGGCGCACGCCCGACGTGACCGAAAAATGATCCATGGTCTTTTCTTGAACAGTCCGTTCTTCGAGTTCAACATGCCCTGGCTGATGCGCCGTCCGGTGCTCGCCGGCGTCGCCCGCCTCGGCCGCCGCCGCCCGCGCCGGGTCGTCCCCCGCGGCCTGGAGAGCCTCTACGGGCAGAGCCTGCACATCAACTACCGCGGCGAATGGGACTACAACCTGGCGTGGAAGCCGATCGAGGCGTTCCCGATCTACGCCGGCTGGATCGGCGCGATCCGCTCCGCGCACCGCCAGCTCTGGTCCGGCCTCGACATCCCCGCGCCGGTGCTCGTCGCCTGTTCGACCCGCACGTTCCGCGGCGCGAAATGGAACGAGAGCATCAACGTGGCGGACGCGGTGCTCGACGTCGAGCACATCGTCCGCTATGCCCCGCGCCTCGGCCAGCACGTCACCCTGGTCCGCGTCGACGGCGGCATCCACGACCTCACGCTCTCGGGCCCGCAGCCCAGAGAGCGCCTGTTCAGCGAGGTGGGGCGCTGGATCGACGCGTACGTGACTCCCAAGGACGGGGGTCCCGCGGTGGCGGAGGTTCTCGACGAGGCGGCGGATAGTCGGAATAGTCCGGTTCTGGCCGCTGACGAGGCGGCTGCCAGCGGCGCTCAACCGGGTCCGGTGCCGAGCTGA
- a CDS encoding endonuclease domain-containing protein, with translation MAKTRIVRMARPRSKTSISMDEAAKRYRSGESLTSLAVAAGLGSGHAMAERLRDMGVVIRSPGGRPGQGAGRVVRGKETRVCKASTCSNSFEVYPSSNKRYCQPACRYSDPDMAVLLAANFNRRHDLSEIDTVKLTAVCAACGPVRIRKRTERRVHATRPSWRCRTAERAREWARLYGLTVDAVLDLLGEQQGCCAICNRRFDDDYHVDHDHDDGRVRGLLCTRCNTGLGLLGDSADRLLAAAAYLRRGA, from the coding sequence ATGGCGAAAACTAGAATCGTTCGCATGGCGCGGCCTCGTTCGAAGACCTCAATCTCGATGGACGAGGCCGCCAAGCGTTATCGGTCAGGCGAATCGCTGACGTCTTTGGCCGTTGCGGCGGGTCTCGGATCCGGTCACGCGATGGCCGAACGACTTCGCGACATGGGAGTTGTCATCCGCTCTCCCGGCGGTCGCCCGGGTCAAGGCGCCGGGCGCGTGGTAAGAGGCAAGGAGACGCGGGTCTGTAAGGCCTCCACCTGTAGCAACTCGTTCGAGGTCTACCCCTCATCGAACAAGCGGTACTGTCAACCAGCATGTCGATACAGCGATCCCGACATGGCGGTCCTACTCGCGGCGAACTTTAATCGACGACACGACTTGAGCGAGATCGACACAGTCAAACTGACTGCGGTCTGCGCCGCCTGCGGTCCGGTACGGATCCGAAAGCGAACGGAACGACGAGTCCACGCGACAAGGCCCTCGTGGCGATGTCGTACCGCAGAGCGAGCACGCGAGTGGGCGAGGTTGTACGGGCTTACGGTCGACGCAGTACTGGACCTCCTTGGCGAGCAACAAGGTTGCTGCGCCATCTGCAACCGCCGATTCGACGATGACTACCATGTTGATCACGATCACGACGATGGGCGAGTACGGGGCTTGTTGTGCACCCGCTGTAACACTGGGCTCGGCTTGCTGGGAGACAGCGCGGACCGCCTACTCGCCGCCGCCGCATACCTTCGACGGGGCGCCTGA